A stretch of the SAR86 cluster bacterium genome encodes the following:
- a CDS encoding DUF1289 domain-containing protein, whose protein sequence is MKRSVKTPCIGVCSTVFGDEVCRGCKRFQHEIIEWNSFNDSEKSAVLDRLESLKVQILQSKIQLLDKDLLRDKLLHYKIKFDGDRDPLCWVFDLLRSGSQSIANPKEFGFDLVTRDSLSLSELKKIIEEELFELSEAHYQRYFKVEKYLNV, encoded by the coding sequence ATGAAAAGGTCAGTTAAAACTCCCTGTATCGGTGTCTGCTCTACCGTCTTCGGAGATGAAGTTTGCCGAGGTTGTAAACGTTTCCAACATGAAATAATTGAATGGAATTCATTTAATGATTCTGAAAAATCAGCTGTGTTAGATCGTCTTGAGTCCTTAAAAGTCCAGATATTACAATCCAAGATACAACTATTAGACAAAGATCTTTTAAGGGACAAATTACTCCATTACAAAATAAAATTTGATGGTGACAGAGATCCTCTCTGCTGGGTATTTGATTTACTAAGATCTGGAAGCCAATCTATTGCAAACCCTAAAGAGTTTGGTTTTGATCTTGTAACAAGAGATTCTTTGAGTTTATCAGAACTAAAAAAAATTATTGAAGAAGAGCTTTTTGAATTATCTGAAGCCCATTATCAACGTTATTTTAAAGTTGAGAAATATCTCAATGTCTGA
- a CDS encoding tRNA-(ms[2]io[6]A)-hydroxylase, with product MSETWETIISSPTPKAWIDRALDSLDILLIDHAHCEKKAATSAISLIHKYPHYDLAKYLSPLAREELLHFEQVLRLINRHDFQYKNLKPSKYAKTLYDSSSNKEPDKLKDTLIICSLIEARSCERFHVLIPHLPPTLSSFYSRLYKAEARHCDLYLDIFSEIFSEDWSQRLKRLSLIESNFINEKDECFRFHSGY from the coding sequence ATGTCTGAAACTTGGGAAACTATCATAAGTTCTCCCACACCAAAAGCTTGGATAGATAGAGCTTTAGATTCTTTAGACATTCTGTTAATTGATCATGCTCATTGTGAAAAAAAGGCTGCTACTTCAGCAATATCTTTAATTCACAAGTATCCCCATTATGATTTAGCAAAATATCTTTCGCCTCTTGCAAGAGAAGAGCTGCTGCATTTTGAACAGGTACTGAGACTTATAAACAGACACGATTTTCAATATAAAAACCTAAAACCTTCCAAGTATGCAAAGACTCTTTATGATTCCTCTTCAAATAAAGAACCAGATAAACTCAAAGATACTTTAATTATTTGTTCACTTATAGAGGCCAGATCATGCGAGAGGTTTCATGTTTTAATACCTCACCTGCCTCCTACTTTAAGTAGCTTCTATTCCAGGCTTTACAAAGCTGAAGCACGACATTGTGATTTGTATTTAGATATTTTCTCTGAAATTTTCTCTGAAGACTGGTCACAAAGGCTTAAAAGATTATCTCTTATCGAATCTAATTTTATAAACGAGAAAGACGAGTGCTTTCGATTCCATAGTGGTTATTAA
- the umuC gene encoding translesion error-prone DNA polymerase V subunit UmuC, producing the protein MTFALVDCNSFYASCERIFRPDIKKRPVVVLSNNDGCVVALSKEAKQLGIKMCEPWFKIEKSFVKKGGIAFSSNYELYADVSSRVMQTLEHLSPAVEVYSIDEAFLDITGLRNYEAFGHQCRKTIDRWIGIPVCVGIGPTKTLAKVANYGAKHYPATNGVVDLTDPERRKKLMGLMPVREVWGVGSRINKKLNSLGVETALELAEIDTKLIKRKFSSVLERTVMELKGYPCIGLEQQPKTKKQIVVSRTFSKKVDDLDSISEAVSDYASRACEKLRREDQYCKMVSVFMRTNYFRKQDKQYHGFRSYKLFSPTNDTRDILNATRQLTKQIFKTNINFIKAGVMLSDFYDENVYQGDLFRTVDKRINSKELMTTIDKINTSGVGKITFASQGIKKTWSMRRLLKSPRYLTNWEEIPVVK; encoded by the coding sequence ATGACCTTTGCTTTAGTTGATTGCAATAGCTTCTATGCATCATGCGAGAGAATATTTAGACCAGATATTAAAAAACGACCCGTAGTTGTATTATCGAATAATGATGGCTGTGTCGTTGCCCTATCAAAAGAAGCTAAGCAGTTAGGGATAAAAATGTGCGAGCCCTGGTTCAAAATAGAAAAGTCTTTTGTAAAAAAAGGAGGTATTGCCTTCTCTTCAAATTATGAGTTATATGCCGATGTCTCTTCTAGGGTCATGCAAACCTTAGAGCACCTATCTCCTGCAGTCGAGGTATACAGTATAGACGAAGCCTTCTTAGATATAACAGGTCTTAGAAACTATGAAGCATTCGGACATCAATGTCGTAAAACCATAGATCGCTGGATCGGTATACCAGTTTGTGTAGGCATAGGTCCAACAAAAACCTTAGCCAAAGTAGCTAATTACGGTGCAAAGCATTATCCAGCTACCAATGGAGTAGTTGATTTAACAGATCCAGAGAGACGAAAAAAATTAATGGGATTGATGCCTGTAAGGGAAGTCTGGGGGGTTGGTAGTAGGATTAATAAAAAACTGAATAGCCTGGGAGTAGAGACGGCTCTTGAGTTAGCTGAGATAGATACTAAGTTGATCAAAAGAAAATTTAGTAGTGTTCTTGAGAGAACAGTAATGGAATTAAAGGGTTATCCGTGTATTGGTTTGGAGCAACAACCCAAAACTAAAAAACAAATAGTAGTGAGTAGAACGTTCAGTAAAAAAGTTGATGATCTCGACTCTATCAGTGAAGCTGTAAGTGATTATGCATCGCGAGCATGTGAAAAATTAAGAAGAGAAGATCAATACTGCAAGATGGTCTCCGTTTTTATGAGGACTAACTATTTTCGCAAACAAGATAAACAGTATCATGGATTTAGAAGCTATAAATTATTTTCTCCAACAAATGACACTAGAGATATTTTGAATGCTACAAGACAATTAACAAAACAAATCTTTAAAACAAATATCAATTTTATAAAAGCAGGTGTAATGCTAAGTGATTTTTATGATGAAAATGTATATCAAGGTGATTTATTTAGAACCGTAGATAAAAGAATTAATAGTAAAGAATTGATGACGACCATAGATAAAATAAACACTTCTGGAGTAGGAAAAATAACTTTTGCCTCTCAAGGAATTAAGAAAACATGGTCTATGAGAAGACTATTAAAGTCACCAAGATATCTTACTAATTGGGAAGAAATACCAGTTGTTAAGTAG
- the umuD gene encoding translesion error-prone DNA polymerase V autoproteolytic subunit, whose translation MKIDYLGDASEEDLSLLEIPYFLNTVRVGWPSPADDYVERPIDLNEYLIKNSAATYFVRVSGDSMINAHIGDGAILIVDRSIEPSHNKIVIASVDGSYACKRLLLKPKICLMSENPKYPPIPINQEDELEIAGTVIASINLY comes from the coding sequence ATGAAAATTGACTATCTGGGCGATGCATCGGAGGAAGACTTGTCTCTTCTAGAGATCCCCTATTTTTTAAATACTGTCAGGGTTGGTTGGCCAAGTCCTGCTGATGATTATGTAGAGAGACCTATAGATTTGAATGAATATTTAATTAAAAATTCAGCTGCTACATACTTTGTTCGTGTCAGCGGGGATTCGATGATCAATGCACACATAGGAGATGGTGCCATCTTAATAGTCGATAGAAGTATAGAGCCAAGCCATAACAAAATTGTCATAGCTTCGGTAGATGGATCTTATGCATGTAAAAGATTGTTACTCAAGCCAAAAATATGTCTTATGTCTGAAAATCCAAAATATCCGCCTATACCAATTAATCAGGAAGATGAACTGGAAATAGCTGGTACGGTAATAGCCTCTATAAATCTTTATTAA
- a CDS encoding UDP-2,3-diacylglucosamine diphosphatase, which translates to MSYCFISDLHLQEDRPDITEAFLNFLEETASRSEKLYILGDLFEIWIGDDLQNDFIKEIRHALKEANKTTEIFIMHGNRDFLIGSEFVASSGMKLLSDPYIEEMFGKSVLLMHGDLLCTDDVDYQSFRKTSRDKEWQEEFLSKSLKERQRIAKDLRAISKKATSEKKEEIMDVNPSEVLNTMERSAVNLLIHGHTHRPDSHDIQINNQPAKRMVLGDWDQYGWYIWMDSDSCALNRFSIS; encoded by the coding sequence ATGTCTTACTGCTTTATATCTGATCTTCACTTACAAGAAGATAGACCAGATATCACTGAAGCATTTCTAAACTTTCTAGAGGAAACCGCCTCAAGATCAGAAAAGCTTTATATACTTGGGGATCTGTTCGAAATCTGGATTGGAGATGACCTCCAAAATGACTTTATCAAAGAAATTCGTCATGCCTTAAAAGAGGCTAACAAAACAACCGAAATTTTCATAATGCATGGAAACAGGGATTTTCTCATAGGCTCTGAATTCGTAGCTTCTTCTGGTATGAAACTTTTGTCCGATCCTTATATTGAAGAAATGTTCGGTAAGTCGGTTCTATTAATGCATGGGGATTTGCTTTGTACTGATGATGTAGATTATCAATCGTTTAGAAAAACTAGCAGAGATAAGGAGTGGCAAGAAGAGTTTCTCAGTAAATCTTTGAAAGAAAGACAGAGAATTGCTAAAGATTTAAGAGCTATTAGTAAAAAAGCTACTAGCGAAAAAAAGGAAGAAATCATGGACGTAAATCCTTCTGAAGTTCTCAATACCATGGAACGATCTGCTGTAAATCTTCTGATTCATGGCCATACTCATCGTCCAGATTCTCATGATATTCAAATAAATAATCAACCTGCCAAAAGGATGGTGCTTGGAGACTGGGATCAATATGGTTGGTATATATGGATGGACTCTGATTCTTGTGCACTCAATAGATTCTCTATCTCTTAG
- a CDS encoding peptidylprolyl isomerase has translation MITFETTLGPIVIELFEEEAPITSKNFLEYAESGFFNGTLFHRVIPGFVIQGGGMESGMVNKEGNPPIMNEGNNGIKNLKWTLSMARTNDPHSASSQFFINLVNNVSLDHTEETIQGWGYAVFGEVVDGFETVEAIAATATGSSGFHQDVPIEEILITETKVTTE, from the coding sequence GTGATAACTTTTGAAACAACACTGGGGCCAATAGTAATAGAACTGTTTGAAGAAGAGGCACCTATAACCTCTAAAAATTTCTTAGAGTATGCTGAGAGTGGCTTCTTCAATGGGACATTATTCCACAGAGTCATTCCAGGATTTGTTATACAGGGTGGTGGTATGGAATCAGGGATGGTCAACAAAGAAGGTAACCCTCCAATCATGAATGAAGGAAATAATGGTATTAAAAATCTCAAGTGGACTTTATCTATGGCCCGAACAAACGATCCTCATTCAGCTAGCTCGCAATTTTTTATAAATTTAGTAAATAATGTTTCACTTGACCATACGGAAGAAACTATACAAGGTTGGGGATATGCAGTTTTCGGCGAAGTTGTCGATGGCTTTGAGACTGTTGAAGCAATCGCTGCGACAGCAACAGGTAGTTCAGGTTTTCATCAAGATGTTCCGATTGAAGAAATATTAATTACAGAGACGAAAGTGACAACTGAATAA
- the gltX gene encoding glutamate--tRNA ligase → MKVNKTRFCPSPTGLLHLGNLRTSLFSLLLAKKSNGSFLLRIEDTDLERSKKEFSDAICADLKWVGFEWDEGPEVGGKEKSYYQSQRLDLYEEFYEKLLEQDLIYPCFTSEDELKIIRRNQIATGQPPRYTGIWSQASKEEIQEELDKGNKPVYRFRIPKKETITFLDIVKGEQSFSTDDLDDFIVRKKDSSPTFMFANAIDDSLMEVDLVLRGDDHLSNTPRQIALLDALSLSIPKYAHVSLFTGTDGAPLSKRNGSLSLSDLREMGYLPIAVANYLSRVGHKMNDNDLKTLKELADSFQTKNISSSPSKFDLDQLLFWQKKAVDNLTIDECGSWLSGSLDNLPPTVHERSFIELIKENINFPNEAREYVNNLFVNALSGDEENLRIIKSAGQEFFILALEVVTSGISDWKQTCKDIETRTGKKGKELFMPLRVAITGQTRGPELDKVIELIGFERVLERLNEASQI, encoded by the coding sequence ATGAAGGTAAATAAAACTAGATTTTGTCCCAGTCCCACAGGTCTCTTGCACCTAGGAAATCTGCGTACTTCATTGTTCAGCTTGCTGCTGGCCAAAAAGTCAAATGGGAGTTTCTTATTGAGAATTGAAGACACTGATTTGGAAAGATCAAAGAAAGAATTTTCTGATGCAATATGTGCAGATCTAAAATGGGTAGGTTTTGAGTGGGACGAAGGTCCTGAAGTGGGCGGAAAAGAAAAGTCTTACTATCAATCTCAAAGACTAGATCTTTACGAAGAGTTTTATGAGAAGCTTTTGGAACAGGATCTGATTTACCCATGTTTTACAAGCGAGGATGAATTAAAGATCATACGCAGAAATCAGATTGCAACGGGGCAACCCCCTCGATATACAGGCATATGGTCTCAAGCCTCTAAGGAAGAAATACAGGAAGAATTAGATAAAGGAAATAAGCCTGTTTACAGGTTTAGAATTCCCAAAAAAGAAACAATTACCTTTTTGGATATTGTTAAAGGTGAACAATCCTTTTCAACTGATGATTTAGATGACTTCATTGTAAGAAAAAAAGACAGCTCTCCCACTTTTATGTTTGCTAATGCTATTGACGATTCTTTAATGGAAGTAGATCTCGTTTTGAGGGGAGACGATCATTTGAGCAATACACCGAGGCAGATAGCCTTATTGGATGCACTGAGTCTTTCAATTCCCAAGTATGCTCATGTGTCGTTATTTACTGGGACTGATGGGGCACCTTTATCTAAAAGAAATGGAAGTCTTTCCCTAAGTGACTTGAGAGAAATGGGATATCTACCTATTGCTGTTGCAAATTATTTATCCAGAGTTGGCCATAAGATGAATGATAATGATCTCAAGACATTAAAGGAGCTGGCCGATTCGTTCCAAACCAAAAATATTTCAAGCTCACCTAGTAAGTTCGATTTGGACCAGTTACTTTTTTGGCAAAAGAAAGCTGTTGATAATTTAACTATTGATGAGTGCGGTAGTTGGCTGAGTGGAAGTTTGGATAACTTACCGCCCACAGTCCATGAGAGAAGCTTTATAGAATTGATAAAAGAAAATATAAATTTTCCAAATGAAGCCAGAGAATATGTAAATAACTTATTTGTTAATGCTCTTAGTGGAGATGAAGAAAATTTGAGAATCATAAAATCTGCAGGTCAGGAATTTTTCATTCTGGCATTGGAAGTGGTAACTTCGGGAATTTCTGATTGGAAACAAACATGTAAGGATATAGAGACGAGAACTGGTAAAAAAGGCAAGGAATTGTTCATGCCATTAAGGGTAGCTATAACCGGGCAAACTAGAGGACCTGAACTGGACAAAGTCATTGAACTAATCGGTTTTGAAAGAGTCCTTGAGAGATTAAATGAGGCTTCGCAGATATGA
- the cysS gene encoding cysteine--tRNA ligase: MKIFNTLSGKKEVFKPLENNKIRMYVCGMTVYDDTHIGHARTFLSFDLIVRYLRSIDYEVQYIRNITDVDDKIIARAEELNITPSELTKDCIDSMEKDFHSLGMIRPDAEPRATENIDSIISLITQLIDKGHAYVGESDVYFSTESFKEYGKLSKRNLKDMLSGARIDIDLDKKNPADFVLWKKDTEGLKWDSPWGPGRPGWHIECSAMSMDALGETFDIHGGGSDLKFPHHENEIAQSECVTGKEFAKVWMHTGSLRIDDQKMSKSLKNFITIKEAINENASEVLRFFLISSHYRSPLNYSDEGLKEAKNSLDRLYNSLQDLSYETDKHLPSEYSEKFHEAMKDDFNSPSAISVLFEIVKQINILKKEDKLTQASILASELVALSNILGILLDNPEDYFTTGVNLSNQDIEEAIEIRNKARKDKDFELSDKIRDDLLKKGIILEDKGTKTIWKKS; this comes from the coding sequence ATGAAAATCTTTAACACTCTCTCTGGAAAGAAAGAAGTCTTTAAGCCTTTAGAGAATAATAAAATCCGAATGTATGTATGCGGTATGACTGTTTATGATGATACACATATAGGTCATGCAAGAACCTTTCTGTCTTTTGATCTTATTGTCAGATATTTAAGAAGTATCGATTACGAGGTCCAATATATAAGAAACATCACTGATGTAGACGATAAGATTATTGCGAGGGCAGAAGAGTTAAATATAACTCCTTCAGAATTAACAAAAGATTGTATAGACTCAATGGAAAAGGATTTTCACTCATTAGGAATGATTAGGCCCGATGCAGAACCGAGGGCTACCGAGAATATTGACTCTATTATTTCCCTGATTACACAACTTATAGATAAAGGTCATGCTTATGTAGGTGAATCTGATGTCTATTTTTCAACTGAATCTTTTAAAGAATATGGAAAGCTTAGTAAAAGAAACTTAAAAGACATGCTGTCTGGGGCCAGAATTGATATTGATTTAGATAAGAAAAATCCTGCTGACTTTGTTTTATGGAAAAAGGATACTGAGGGATTGAAATGGGACTCGCCTTGGGGACCGGGACGACCGGGTTGGCACATAGAATGCTCAGCAATGAGCATGGATGCTTTGGGAGAAACCTTTGATATCCATGGTGGAGGTTCAGATCTTAAGTTTCCTCATCATGAAAATGAAATAGCTCAATCGGAATGTGTAACTGGCAAAGAGTTCGCAAAAGTATGGATGCACACCGGCTCCTTAAGGATTGATGATCAGAAAATGTCCAAATCTCTCAAAAACTTCATAACAATAAAGGAAGCCATCAATGAGAATGCTTCGGAAGTGCTCCGTTTTTTCTTAATTTCTAGCCACTATCGTAGTCCATTAAATTACTCTGATGAGGGATTGAAGGAAGCAAAGAATTCTCTTGATCGTCTATACAACTCATTACAAGACCTTTCTTATGAAACCGATAAGCATCTTCCTTCGGAATATTCAGAGAAATTTCATGAAGCAATGAAGGATGACTTTAACTCTCCGTCAGCTATATCTGTCTTGTTTGAAATAGTAAAACAAATAAACATTCTAAAGAAAGAGGATAAGTTGACTCAAGCCAGCATCTTGGCTTCAGAACTCGTTGCCTTATCAAATATTTTAGGAATACTTTTAGATAATCCCGAAGATTACTTCACAACTGGCGTTAATCTAAGTAATCAAGATATTGAGGAGGCCATTGAGATAAGAAATAAAGCCAGAAAAGATAAGGACTTCGAACTTTCTGACAAAATTAGAGATGATCTTCTTAAAAAAGGGATAATCTTGGAAGACAAAGGAACAAAAACGATATGGAAAAAGTCTTAG
- a CDS encoding PD-(D/E)XK nuclease family protein, translating into MPAKLFNPNSEEPFVLSRSRIDNFIECERCFYLTNKIGIARPPSFPFNLNNAVDELLKNEFDVYREKEEPHPIMVENNLNALPYKHPDLEEWRESLRHGIKRYHPETNLVLRGGLDDLWINTDTNQLIVVDYKATSKKGEVSIDAEWQIGYKRQIEFYQWLLRGNSFDVSDIGYFVYCNGIFEKDEFNNILEFKTKLIPYKGSDSWVEPTLRSLKESLMRDEVPEANAKCSYCSYVKKTLMV; encoded by the coding sequence ATGCCAGCTAAACTATTTAATCCAAATTCTGAGGAACCTTTTGTTTTAAGTCGCTCCAGAATAGATAATTTTATAGAATGTGAAAGATGCTTCTATCTAACAAATAAAATTGGAATAGCTAGACCGCCCTCCTTTCCCTTCAACTTAAATAATGCTGTTGATGAACTTTTAAAAAATGAGTTTGATGTCTACAGAGAAAAAGAGGAGCCTCATCCAATAATGGTAGAAAATAATCTTAATGCTTTACCCTATAAGCATCCAGATCTCGAAGAATGGAGAGAATCATTAAGACATGGCATTAAGAGATATCATCCAGAAACAAATTTAGTATTACGCGGAGGATTAGATGATCTATGGATTAATACAGATACTAATCAACTGATTGTGGTTGATTACAAAGCAACATCTAAAAAAGGAGAAGTTAGTATTGATGCTGAATGGCAGATTGGTTACAAGAGACAAATTGAGTTTTATCAATGGTTATTGAGAGGAAATTCTTTTGATGTATCGGATATTGGATATTTCGTTTACTGTAATGGGATTTTTGAGAAAGATGAATTTAATAATATTCTTGAATTCAAAACAAAGCTTATACCCTATAAGGGTAGTGACTCTTGGGTAGAACCAACTCTTCGTAGTTTAAAAGAAAGTTTAATGAGGGATGAAGTACCAGAAGCCAATGCAAAGTGCAGTTACTGCTCTTATGTCAAAAAAACTTTAATGGTCTAA
- the uvrB gene encoding excinuclease ABC subunit UvrB, which yields MSKKFDLVSNYKPAGDQPKAIKEIVKGLNDGLLNQTLLGVTGSGKTFTMANVIQEVQRPAIVMAHNKTLAAQLYGEFKEYFPNNAVEYFVSYYDYYQPEAYVPTTDIYIEKDASINEHIEQMRLSATKAIMERRDVVIVASVSAIYGLGDPQSYLQMVLHLDRGDEVDQRTLLRRLAELQYQRNEMEFKRSMYRVRGDVIDVFPADSEKEALRIELFGNEIDALKLFDPLTGEILREVPRITIYPKSHYVTSREKVLQAIEFIKEELVQRLDYLRKENKLVEAQRLEERTKYDIEMLKELGFCSGIENYSRFLSDRQPGEPPPTLYEYLPQDALVFIDESHVSLPQLGGMYRGDRSRKQTLVDYGFRLPVALDNRPLRFDEWEKLSGQRIFLSATPAKYELENSGSVTELVARPTGLTDPEVEIRPATHQVDDLQEEINQIVSKGDRVLVTTLTKRMAEDLTEYLDENGTKVRYLHSDIDTVERVEIIRDLRLGAFDVLVGINLLREGLDIPEVALVAVLDADKEGFLRSESSLIQTIGRAARHLEGKAILYADKITGSMERAIEETNRRRDIQEAFNKKNSIKPIGIKKSIGDIMEGARSVKGKSKTRRKLDKLGAIDFDPIENFDNPEKVKKEIIKLEDQMYKYAKNLEFEEAASYRDRVEELKEKLLLS from the coding sequence ATGTCAAAAAAATTCGACTTAGTTTCTAACTATAAACCTGCTGGAGATCAACCGAAGGCCATCAAGGAGATAGTTAAGGGTTTAAATGATGGATTACTGAATCAAACTTTATTGGGAGTTACTGGATCCGGTAAAACATTCACTATGGCAAATGTTATACAGGAAGTTCAAAGACCAGCTATAGTGATGGCCCATAACAAAACTCTAGCAGCACAGCTTTATGGTGAGTTTAAAGAATATTTTCCAAATAACGCAGTCGAGTATTTTGTTTCTTATTATGATTATTATCAGCCCGAAGCTTATGTTCCAACCACTGATATCTATATCGAAAAGGATGCATCCATCAATGAACATATAGAACAAATGAGGTTATCTGCGACAAAGGCAATAATGGAAAGGAGGGATGTAGTAATTGTAGCTTCTGTTTCGGCAATTTATGGCTTAGGAGATCCTCAATCCTACCTGCAGATGGTTCTTCATCTAGATAGAGGTGATGAAGTAGATCAAAGAACTCTCTTAAGAAGACTTGCCGAACTCCAATATCAAAGAAATGAAATGGAATTCAAAAGATCTATGTACAGAGTTCGTGGCGATGTTATTGATGTATTTCCCGCGGATTCTGAAAAAGAAGCTTTAAGAATAGAGCTTTTTGGAAATGAAATAGATGCATTAAAACTCTTTGACCCCCTTACAGGTGAAATATTAAGGGAAGTTCCAAGGATAACGATATATCCCAAATCTCATTATGTTACTTCAAGAGAAAAAGTCCTGCAGGCAATTGAGTTTATAAAAGAAGAACTGGTACAAAGATTAGATTACTTGAGAAAGGAAAATAAACTAGTTGAAGCCCAACGACTTGAGGAGAGGACAAAATATGATATCGAAATGCTCAAAGAACTTGGGTTTTGCTCGGGCATAGAAAATTATTCTAGGTTTTTGTCAGACAGACAACCTGGAGAGCCGCCTCCAACTCTTTATGAATATCTGCCCCAAGATGCATTAGTTTTTATTGATGAGTCTCATGTCTCTTTGCCTCAATTGGGAGGAATGTATCGTGGTGATAGATCTAGAAAACAAACTTTGGTCGATTATGGTTTTAGATTACCAGTAGCTTTAGATAATAGGCCTCTCAGATTTGATGAATGGGAGAAATTATCTGGTCAAAGAATATTTCTTTCTGCAACTCCAGCAAAATATGAACTCGAAAATTCCGGAAGTGTTACTGAATTAGTTGCTAGACCAACAGGCTTGACGGACCCTGAGGTTGAAATCAGACCTGCTACTCATCAGGTAGATGATCTCCAAGAGGAGATAAATCAAATAGTTTCGAAAGGGGACAGGGTGCTAGTAACTACTTTAACAAAAAGAATGGCTGAAGATCTTACAGAATATTTAGATGAGAATGGAACCAAAGTAAGATACCTTCATTCCGATATTGATACTGTGGAGCGAGTAGAAATAATAAGAGACTTACGTCTTGGCGCTTTTGATGTTTTAGTGGGAATTAATTTATTAAGGGAAGGTCTAGACATTCCAGAGGTCGCTTTAGTAGCAGTTTTAGATGCAGATAAAGAGGGCTTTCTTAGATCTGAAAGTTCTCTAATTCAAACAATCGGAAGAGCAGCCAGACATCTGGAAGGTAAAGCAATTCTCTATGCAGATAAGATTACTGGATCTATGGAAAGAGCTATCGAGGAAACTAATAGAAGACGTGATATACAAGAGGCCTTTAATAAAAAGAACTCTATAAAACCTATCGGAATTAAAAAAAGTATAGGGGATATTATGGAAGGAGCAAGATCTGTAAAAGGAAAATCTAAAACAAGAAGAAAACTGGACAAACTTGGAGCCATAGATTTTGATCCAATTGAGAATTTTGATAACCCTGAAAAGGTCAAGAAAGAAATAATTAAACTTGAAGATCAAATGTATAAATATGCTAAGAACTTAGAATTTGAAGAAGCTGCAAGTTACAGAGATAGAGTTGAGGAACTTAAAGAAAAACTACTTTTGAGCTAA
- a CDS encoding transglycosylase SLT domain-containing protein translates to MLNNLKFRYSFVAFLSLLTVLTIEAPILASYAEENKSFLQDDLNYLWKEDKAGFNTFLRRAHTRLPKYESYFQEAAKDIDVHWTLIAAISYQESHWNPKAISNTGVRGMMMLTQKTAKEMGIKKRTHPGDSISGGAKYFQKIMDKFPSEISKLDTIWMSLAAYNLGFKNIELARDLSKSGGLNPNLWSEVSKALEVILIDRYGKESNEFVKYDQVMQYVKRIDLYYKTLSMLYKDEELLLLAQK, encoded by the coding sequence ATGTTGAATAATTTAAAATTTCGATACTCTTTTGTTGCTTTCCTCAGTCTATTGACTGTTCTTACTATAGAAGCTCCTATTCTGGCGTCCTATGCAGAAGAAAATAAGTCATTTCTTCAGGATGATTTAAATTATCTGTGGAAAGAAGATAAAGCCGGATTTAATACTTTTCTACGAAGAGCACATACAAGATTGCCAAAATATGAATCTTATTTCCAAGAGGCAGCAAAGGATATAGATGTTCACTGGACTCTGATCGCAGCAATAAGTTACCAAGAATCACACTGGAATCCTAAAGCTATATCTAATACAGGCGTTCGTGGAATGATGATGTTGACACAGAAGACAGCTAAAGAAATGGGTATAAAGAAGAGAACTCATCCAGGAGACAGTATTTCAGGGGGAGCGAAGTACTTTCAAAAGATAATGGACAAATTCCCAAGTGAGATTTCCAAGTTAGATACCATTTGGATGTCTTTAGCTGCCTACAATCTGGGCTTTAAAAATATTGAATTGGCTCGAGATCTCTCTAAATCTGGTGGTCTTAATCCTAACTTATGGTCTGAAGTCTCTAAGGCCTTAGAGGTAATATTGATTGATCGCTACGGAAAAGAGTCAAATGAATTTGTTAAATATGATCAAGTCATGCAATACGTAAAACGTATAGATTTATACTACAAAACTTTATCGATGCTCTACAAAGATGAAGAACTCCTTTTATTAGCTCAAAAGTAG